Proteins encoded by one window of Elusimicrobiota bacterium:
- the rfbD gene encoding dTDP-4-dehydrorhamnose reductase, producing MKILLIGASGMLSRDVWDAFNEKHELYGCDISARPEFIPEKQWLVFDITDQKDTYEKISRLNPELVINTAAYSDVDGCEKNPDLAFRINALGTRNICTACQRFDAVLCHISTDYVFDGVNPPEEGYCEQDKTNPINVYGKSKYWAEFYVKHMLNKFYILRVAWLFGKGRNNFVSFVINSAIENKEIKIVKNQWGSPTYTKDVAQAVSLLVEKPSYGIYHITNSGKTSREEQVKEIFKLTGKSAKVNLIEPEDVYIAKRPQKSYLKNYFWQLEGFKPIRTWQEATKDFISSYKRTA from the coding sequence ATGAAGATTTTATTAATAGGCGCAAGCGGAATGCTCAGCAGGGACGTGTGGGATGCTTTCAATGAAAAACATGAGCTTTACGGCTGCGATATAAGCGCAAGGCCCGAATTTATTCCTGAAAAGCAGTGGTTAGTTTTTGATATAACCGACCAGAAAGACACCTATGAAAAAATATCCAGGCTCAACCCGGAACTGGTAATCAATACCGCCGCTTATTCGGACGTAGACGGATGCGAAAAAAACCCGGACCTGGCATTCAGGATAAACGCGCTCGGTACCAGGAATATCTGCACGGCCTGCCAGAGATTCGACGCTGTCTTGTGCCATATTTCCACTGATTATGTATTTGACGGCGTTAACCCGCCGGAAGAAGGCTATTGCGAGCAGGACAAAACAAATCCTATAAATGTTTACGGAAAATCAAAATACTGGGCTGAATTTTACGTAAAACACATGCTTAATAAGTTTTATATATTAAGGGTGGCGTGGCTTTTCGGAAAGGGCAGAAATAATTTTGTTTCATTCGTGATTAATTCCGCAATTGAAAACAAGGAAATAAAAATTGTAAAAAACCAGTGGGGGTCGCCTACTTATACCAAAGATGTAGCCCAGGCAGTTTCACTACTCGTTGAAAAACCCTCCTATGGAATTTACCATATAACAAATTCAGGAAAAACCAGCAGGGAAGAGCAGGTTAAGGAAATATTCAAGTTAACAGGAAAATCCGCCAAGGTGAATTTAATTGAACCTGAAGATGTGTATATAGCCAAGAGGCCCCAAAAATCATATTTAAAAAACTATTTCTGGCAGCTTGAAGGTTTTAAACCGATAAGGACCTGGCAGGAAGCCACAAAAGATTTTATTTCATCGTATAAAAGGACCGCATA